ACCTGCAGTGCCAAAACTGGCTATCTTGGATCACAGGCTTTAGCAGATGCTGGAAACCAAGAACATGATGGTTGCACAGTTAAGAAAGCCTTGTATTGTGTGTCAGGTATGGCCAGCTGTGTTCCAGTACCTGTAGCTGGCAAAGTCATATCCCATGTACAAAACTCAGAAGAGCTTACTCAGTGTAAATCCAGTATTGGCCACATATGTCAGACCAGCCCCAAAATAACAATATGTTGCCAAGCAGAAACCCCAACCTTTACCTTAGATGCCTCAGCAGCAATCCAGACCGAATCGTTGCCAAATCCTCCAAGCAATCAGGACACTAACAGTGATGAAATTACTGGAAATCCATCTATTGACAGCAATTCTGGTAAACCCTCCACTGGcaaaacttttcaaaacttCTCTGGCAGTATGGTAGATGCTATTGTAGGTGAGGCATTTGATCTTATGCATTCTTCAACAAAAGTAAAGAAAAAAGTAGAGGATTGTGCAGACTTTTTAAGCAAAACTATAGCAGCCCACATATCCACTCCAAGCCATGGAATTGTTAAATTGCATGATGCTCCGTCTCAGAGCTCACAATCTCAGAGAGGTCCCTCTCAAATTCCCTTTCAATTGGGATCAAAGAGCTGTTGTGACACAACCTGTAGAAGCATACGTCCAGTCTCTAAACCAGCCTCAGAGGTTAGAAAGGACACATTAGAAGTGCCCAGTACCTCCTGTGGTAGTAGAAAAGTAATTGCAGAAGAGATTTTTAGCAGCAACTCTGGGACAAAATCAACTGAAACCCCAAGCACTCCACCCTCAAGTCCCCAGCAGCCGTTGGATGAGTACAACGAAAAACGGATCAAACAGTTCTCTAAGAAACTCAAAGGTAAACTTGCAAAAGAATTTTCTCCTGCCACTCCTCCACCCACTCCTTATTACCCTCCTGCCACAGACTCTAAAGAAACAGGCTCAGTTTCAGACAAGACAGATTTCATGCTAAAGCTCATTCGGTCTCTCTCAGAAGAAGCTGGCAGCAACGATGATGAggaggaacagctggaggatgTCCCTCACTCTAGAAACTGCCAAGCAGAATTGAGCCCTAACGTCAAAAAGAAAATGAGTGATCGGGGTGCACTTCATTATGCAGAGCGTTTAGCGTGCCACATTGTTTCCATGGCAACTGAGATGGACACGCTAAGCTTTGGAGATGTTTTGAAGCCTGTAGGTGATGAGAGCAAAGGCAGTGTTGCTTTGCACAGTGCACAGTTTTCAGAGCAGACTTTAAATTCACTGTGGACGTATGCTGGGGAAGTGGCTGGAGAAGTCATCAGTGACGTAAAGAGGATGATGACTTCAACCCATTGTCGTCACAAAACAATGAAAAGAGGATCTGTGAACTCTGCAGACAAGCATCAGAGTGGAGATTACGAGGACGGCCTGTTCGGAGGTTTGGCCTATCAGTGGTCTGGTGACGTCCAAGCATCTGTTCATAACTCTTCAAGTGGGATGTCTTCAGACTATCCAAGCTGTGAGAGTGTCACTGATGAATATGCAGGATACCTCATTAAGGTGCTCAAGAAAGAGGGAGGCACCAGGGAGCTCATACTGGATCAGTATGCCACTCGATTGGCCTATCGATCTATTAAATCAGGCCTGGCTCATGCCGCACAAAAACTAAAGCAGAGATCCCCTTTGAGGCTTCACTCCTCTAGGCGTTTACACAACGACCGCAGCCATGATACTTCTCAGTTCACCCTTTCCAAATCATCCCATTCTGTTCTTTCTCATGGAACAGATGGATCCTCTTGTGAATCCCTACCATGTGCTTATCAAGATGGCCAAGACGTGAGTAGTAGTGAATATGTAGAACTTGTAAGCTTTGCAGAGTCATTGGCGTACAACATCACATGTGATGTGACAAGAAAGCTACGAATGTCGTCCGTTAGACTTCCAAAATCTCTCACTGATTCTTGCCTCTACAGGAAATCAAATGTAGAGGACGTGCCagaaaatcaaatcaaaagTGCATTTTCCTGCTCGCTTTTACCTTTCGCAGAAACTAACAGACTCTATCATAGCACTGGCAGCTTGAATGAAGGCAAATGCAACAATGGCGTCATGCAAGTGATTGAACATTACGCCAGGAAGATTGTCGATGACACTTTGGAAATGACACTCGGGCCAGCATGTTTTCCGGCAGCAGGGAACAGAAGAGGTTTAGAACCCAATTCTTTCACAGAAAAGCTTGCCGAGGCATACGAAGCCTGCCGATATTGCCAGGGTCGAGATTGCCTGTTTTGCAGTAGAGATGGTCGTCGCAGTTTCCAGGGACTGAAAAGAAGACAGCAACAAGATTCGGATGCAGTCACCGGACGTGAAATTCCTAGAATTCACATCGATTTGGATAAGAGAGCTGCATTTGCTGAAGGAATGGTGTCTGGTGCAATCGAGAAAGCCAGAAAGGAACTCAGCTGTACTAGCTTGAATGCAGACAGTGGGATTGGTCATGATGGGGCAAGCTTTGCGGAAAGTCTCACCACAGAGATTATGACATCCGCCTTATCCAACGTCTGTCAAACCATTAATCTTGGGTAAGATttcacataaacagaaatatttGTACATTCTTATAACGTACAAGTGGAATTCCtagattttgaaatattttttgtcaatgGCACATCCTGACTCTTATGTTGCAGATCTCCTAGAAGAGAGGGTGCCAATGTAACGGAGTCAACAGTGAGTCAGCAGCTCAGTTTGAGCGTCGGTGATGACAGTCTTGGTAGTTGGTCCAATTTGAGCTTTGAAGAAGACCATCCAGATGAGAGCAGCAGCTTTCACCATCTAAGTGACAGGTGAACACAAACACTAACTTCGGAGCGCTCAGTCCTGCTTCTTTAGATCTACTTTTTACTGAGTATAGATCCAACTTTGATAAAACACACCGGAACTAGCTAATCACTAGTCTTAGAGTTTAATGGTTGTGTGGTTGGAATCAAATTTTTCATAAAGGTAGATGTCATTCTGATTGCTTTTAGAGATTGAGCACTCTAGTTTGAAGTCATACACAATGCACAAATTATGAAGTTTGAGCAGTTTTAGGAAAAGATTTACTGGTTGATTAATACACTACAGTTCAAAACACTCTGCTTTTTTTCTTGTACACTGTTCACAGGCATGTGTCACTAACCATTGGTAattgataaatgaatgtattgcAGTGGCTTTGCAAACCCTTGAAGCAATACAGAGAGtacaggggcctcatttataaaactctGCGTAgaatccttactaaaagtctacatacacacaaaagccaaaaatggcatacggcaaaaaatattaCGACTTATAAatcaaagcaatgttccctttataagtcacagatcacctgcaggTGTGcatgcgtacatgaatcatcagATTCCACCCGGCAAGCCCATTTtcccatcaagtttgttttttatagatcacaacctttgcgtggaaACTGGCGTACGCATGTTTTGAGCCCCGTTTTGTgcatacgcacgctttataaatgagacccccgatctgtatttaataaaaattgaCGTAGTGTTAGATGTCATAtgttaaaaaagtttgtttttaaaatgctttagTGAACTTTTCACATCATTTGCGGGGTGTTTGGTTTTTAGCTGAGACATTTTGTCACGCTTCATTTAGGTTTTGAACTGAGAAGAACCTATGAGAAAAagtttttgtgtaaaaaatgttACATTGTCTTTGAAGACAGATATGCCGATTATATCACCGTTTTTCAAAACTGCTGGGGAATACCTAGGGCGGTGTCCAGATAAGCATTGAGGAGTATTGTTTTTCAGTCTGAATAAAAT
This genomic interval from Misgurnus anguillicaudatus chromosome 17, ASM2758022v2, whole genome shotgun sequence contains the following:
- the akap11 gene encoding A-kinase anchor protein 11 isoform X1, with amino-acid sequence MDACARIKGVPLKSRATIRKEIIREGTNPCSKSLLKYKKELCNVSVDLHTKETQCLSEIHYVCLPSVADGENLTLQALTSLSTEMMELLRSLHVHTLKDEEILLLKDPKRPFERKDNISQASLSRALCILRHSSTSQISVSTMLGLLARYTAGIRYAMELQVLQRGTSEACQAEDDDTNQSVSSIEEDFVTAFEHLEEEVTGAHSQRNLRDVASQTLPSHLKEMSGSHIIISSIHKKSLCKEKDAANVSESATAWPEVSETVYTPSGPPKGRATSTSLTESDESDCSSPSPIIFLDEVGYQKSLKAKLDIPKIPIFKEGVEDSDSEVSEFFDSFDQFDELDQSFDSNIKVLKEQLLPGKEEKKHSDNSGCKFVSRGCSTRAMNPHKFDHRTLPANVKKPTPLKPGSPYSIHSDTPDSPRPARTPCDESGPLFSPVSSSAFSPLGEGGSLEYFWKADGDSSELRKPQDLCSLYKTYSDFANNLSKEILGSVCGYSSPVDFNINKNLSCVCHKEFENTSGHLMKLSDIQETVSITKSQSQSLKDGIQKFATDLVEMSIGSALRDLQKGVSSCTTTLCHLAARLTSSVFQMAFHEIGMRHAYVLKERAINGLASFLVGEAVSGALKEFLFVKKQIFNNTVARFAADLAEELVFEGIMEVCQFSHPSTPLTPSDWSFEQDEEVVSSYASDLSESVLQEAFIELSQADVTFTTQAAISVSVDNICYVSAEDTSLVTQTCSAKTGYLGSQALADAGNQEHDGCTVKKALYCVSGMASCVPVPVAGKVISHVQNSEELTQCKSSIGHICQTSPKITICCQAETPTFTLDASAAIQTESLPNPPSNQDTNSDEITGNPSIDSNSGKPSTGKTFQNFSGSMVDAIVGEAFDLMHSSTKVKKKVEDCADFLSKTIAAHISTPSHGIVKLHDAPSQSSQSQRGPSQIPFQLGSKSCCDTTCRSIRPVSKPASEVRKDTLEVPSTSCGSRKVIAEEIFSSNSGTKSTETPSTPPSSPQQPLDEYNEKRIKQFSKKLKGKLAKEFSPATPPPTPYYPPATDSKETGSVSDKTDFMLKLIRSLSEEAGSNDDEEEQLEDVPHSRNCQAELSPNVKKKMSDRGALHYAERLACHIVSMATEMDTLSFGDVLKPVGDESKGSVALHSAQFSEQTLNSLWTYAGEVAGEVISDVKRMMTSTHCRHKTMKRGSVNSADKHQSGDYEDGLFGGLAYQWSGDVQASVHNSSSGMSSDYPSCESVTDEYAGYLIKVLKKEGGTRELILDQYATRLAYRSIKSGLAHAAQKLKQRSPLRLHSSRRLHNDRSHDTSQFTLSKSSHSVLSHGTDGSSCESLPCAYQDGQDVSSSEYVELVSFAESLAYNITCDVTRKLRMSSVRLPKSLTDSCLYRKSNVEDVPENQIKSAFSCSLLPFAETNRLYHSTGSLNEGKCNNGVMQVIEHYARKIVDDTLEMTLGPACFPAAGNRRGLEPNSFTEKLAEAYEACRYCQGRDCLFCSRDGRRSFQGLKRRQQQDSDAVTGREIPRIHIDLDKRAAFAEGMVSGAIEKARKELSCTSLNADSGIGHDGASFAESLTTEIMTSALSNVCQTINLGSPRREGANVTESTVSQQLSLSVGDDSLGSWSNLSFEEDHPDESSSFHHLSDSSNGNSSSWSSLGLEGEVYEEHLSFSPSDSDYTEDKEAEVKEALGGSVRAEREHGQADRALMVVNTDVCVRGLDVQLTAVLQWIAVSIADLPLMQLSQQSAPELQQLPAVAQRLREREFRVCDLLQALLRYFEERHVEEDREAHKSLFQWLLEQA
- the akap11 gene encoding A-kinase anchor protein 11 isoform X2; the encoded protein is MDACARIKGVPLKSRATIRKEIIREGTNPCSKSLLKYKKELCNVSVDLHTKETQCLSEIHYVCLPSVADGENLTLQALTSLSTEMMELLRSLHVHTLKDEEILLLKDPKRPFERKDNISQASLSRALCILRHSSTSQISVSTMLGLLARYTAGIRYAMELQVLQRGTSEACQAEDDDTNQSVSSIEEDFVTAFEHLEEEVTGAHSQRNLRDVASQTLPSHLKEMSGSHIIISSIHKKSLCKEKDAANVSESATAWPEVSETVYTPSGPPKGRATSTSLTESDESDCSSPSPIIFLDEVGYQKSLKAKLDIPKIPIFKEGVEDSDSEVSEFFDSFDQFDELDQSFDSNIKVLKEQLLPGKEEKKHSDNSGCKFVSRGCSTRAMNPHKFDHRTLPANVKKPTPLKPGSPYSIHSDTPDSPRPARTPCDESGPLFSPVSSSAFSPLGEGGSLEYFWKADGDSSELRKPQDLCSLYKTYSDFANNLSKEILGSVCGYSSPVDFNINKNLSCVCHKEFENTSGHLMKLSDIQETVSITKSQSQSLKDGIQKFATDLVEMSIGSALRDLQKGVSSCTTTLCHLAARLTSSVFQMAFHEIGMRHAYVLKERAINGLASFLVGEAVSGALKEFLFVKKQIFNNTVARFAADLAEELVFEGIMEVCQFSHPSTPLTPSDWSFEQDEEVVSSYASDLSESVLQEAFIELSQADVTFTTQAAISVSVDNICYVSAEDTSLVTQTCSAKTGYLGSQALADAGNQEHDGCTVKKALYCVSGMASCVPVPVAGKVISHVQNSEELTQCKSSIGHICQTSPKITICCQAETPTFTLDASAAIQTESLPNPPSNQDTNSDEITGNPSIDSNSGKPSTGKTFQNFSGSMVDAIVGEAFDLMHSSTKVKKKVEDCADFLSKTIAAHISTPSHGIVKLHDAPSQSSQSQRGPSQIPFQLGSKSCCDTTCRSIRPVSKPASEVRKDTLEVPSTSCGSRKVIAEEIFSSNSGTKSTETPSTPPSSPQQPLDEYNEKRIKQFSKKLKGKLAKEFSPATPPPTPYYPPATDSKETGSVSDKTDFMLKLIRSLSEEAGSNDDEEEQLEDVPHSRNCQAELSPNVKKKMSDRGALHYAERLACHIVSMATEMDTLSFGDVLKPVGDESKGSVALHSAQFSEQTLNSLWTYAGEVAGEVISDVKRMMTSTHCRHKTMKRGSVNSADKHQSGDYEDGLFGGLAYQWSGDVQASVHNSSSGMSSDYPSCESVTDEYAGYLIKVLKKEGGTRELILDQYATRLAYRSIKSGLAHAAQKLKQRSPLRLHSSRRLHNDRSHDTSQFTLSKSSHSVLSHGTDGSSCESLPCAYQDGQDVSSSEYVELVSFAESLAYNITCDVTRKLRMSSVRLPKSLTDSCLYRKSNVEDVPENQIKSAFSCSLLPFAETNRLYHSTGSLNEGKCNNGVMQVIEHYARKIVDDTLEMTLGPACFPAAGNRRGLEPNSFTEKLAEAYEACRYCQGRDCLFCSRDGRRSFQGLKRRQQQDSDAVTGREIPRIHIDLDKRAAFAEGMVSGAIEKARKELSCTSLNADSGIGHDGASFAESLTTEIMTSALSNVCQTINLGSPRREGANVTESTVSQQLSLSVGDDSLGSWSNLSFEEDHPDESSSFHHLSDSNGNSSSWSSLGLEGEVYEEHLSFSPSDSDYTEDKEAEVKEALGGSVRAEREHGQADRALMVVNTDVCVRGLDVQLTAVLQWIAVSIADLPLMQLSQQSAPELQQLPAVAQRLREREFRVCDLLQALLRYFEERHVEEDREAHKSLFQWLLEQA
- the akap11 gene encoding A-kinase anchor protein 11 isoform X3, encoding MDACARIKGVPLKSRATIRKEIIREGTNPCSKSLLKYKKELCNVSVDLHTKETQCLSEIHYVCLPSVADGENLTLQALTSLSTEMMELLRSLHVHTLKDEEILLLKDPKRPFERKDNISQASLSRALCILRHSSTSQISVSTMLGLLARYTAGIRYAMELQVLQRGTSEACQAEDDDTNQSVSSIEEDFVTAFEHLEEEVTGAHSQRNLRDVASQTLPSHLKEMSGSHIIISSIHKKSLCKEKDAANVSESATAWPEVSETVYTPSGPPKGRATSTSLTESDESDCSSPSPIIFLDEVGYQKSLKAKLDIPKIPIFKEGVEDSDSEVSEFFDSFDQFDELDQSFDSNIKVLKEQLLPGKEEKKHSDNSGCKFVSRGCSTRAMNPHKFDHRTLPANVKKPTPLKPGSPYSIHSDTPDSPRPARTPCDESGPLFSPVSSSAFSPLGEGGSLEYFWKADGDSSELRKPQDLCSLYKTYSDFANNLSKEILGSVCGYSSPVDFNINKNLSCVCHKEFENTSGHLMKLSDIQETVSITKSQSQSLKDGIQKFATDLVEMSIGSALRDLQKGVSSCTTTLCHLAARLTSSVFQMAFHEIGMRHAYVLKERAINGLASFLVGEAVSGALKEFLFVKKQIFNNTVARFAADLAEELVFEGIMEVCQFSHPSTPLTPSDWSFEQDEEVVSSYASDLSESVLQEAFIELSQADVTFTTQAAISVSVDNICYVSAEDTSLVTQTCSAKTGYLGSQALADAGNQEHDGCTVKKALYCVSGMASCVPVPVAGKVISHVQNSEELTQCKSSIGHICQTSPKITICCQAETPTFTLDASAAIQTESLPNPPSNQDTNSDEITGNPSIDSNSGKPSTGKTFQNFSGSMVDAIVGEAFDLMHSSTKVKKKVEDCADFLSKTIAAHISTPSHGIVKLHDAPSQSSQSQRGPSQIPFQLGSKSCCDTTCRSIRPVSKPASEVRKDTLEVPSTSCGSRKVIAEEIFSSNSGTKSTETPSTPPSSPQQPLDEYNEKRIKQFSKKLKGKLAKEFSPATPPPTPYYPPATDSKETGSVSDKTDFMLKLIRSLSEEAGSNDDEEEQLEDVPHSRNCQAELSPNVKKKMSDRGALHYAERLACHIVSMATEMDTLSFGDVLKPVGDESKGSVALHSAQFSEQTLNSLWTYAGEVAGEVISDVKRMMTSTHCRHKTMKRGSVNSADKHQSGDYEDGLFGGLAYQWSGDVQASVHNSSSGMSSDYPSCESVTDEYAGYLIKVLKKEGGTRELILDQYATRLAYRSIKSGLAHAAQKLKQRSPLRLHSSRRLHNDRSHDTSQFTLSKSSHSVLSHGTDGSSCESLPCAYQDGQDVSSSEYVELVSFAESLAYNITCDVTRKLRMSSVRLPKSLTDSCLYRKSNVEDVPENQIKSAFSCSLLPFAETNRLYHSTGSLNEGKCNNGVMQVIEHYARKIVDDTLEMTLGPACFPAAGNRRGLEPNSFTEKLAEAYEACRYCQGRDCLFCSRDGRRSFQGLKRRQQQDSDAVTGREIPRIHIDLDKRAAFAEGMVSGAIEKARKELSCTSLNADSGIGHDGASFAESLTTEIMTSALSNVCQTINLGSPRREGANVTESTVSQQLSLSVGDDSLGSWSNLSFEEDHPDESSSFHHLSDSDYTEDKEAEVKEALGGSVRAEREHGQADRALMVVNTDVCVRGLDVQLTAVLQWIAVSIADLPLMQLSQQSAPELQQLPAVAQRLREREFRVCDLLQALLRYFEERHVEEDREAHKSLFQWLLEQA